Proteins from a single region of Butyrivibrio fibrisolvens:
- a CDS encoding acyl carrier protein: MKTESIFKNLLAQYCDIAPQDMKNDMRLSEDLGLSSFDLMSFLGDMEDNFDVEINPDNLASVTTISEALQLLNMAYQEA; this comes from the coding sequence ATGAAAACAGAAAGTATCTTTAAAAATCTCTTAGCTCAGTATTGTGATATTGCTCCACAGGATATGAAGAACGATATGCGCCTTTCTGAGGATCTTGGCCTTAGTTCTTTTGACCTGATGTCCTTCCTTGGAGATATGGAGGACAACTTCGATGTAGAAATAAATCCCGACAATCTTGCAAGTGTAACTACTATAAGCGAAGCGCTGCAGCTCTTAAATATGGCATATCAGGAGGCATAA
- a CDS encoding condensation domain-containing protein, with amino-acid sequence MKKLYPLTAAQNMHYRWIRTYKTQQVSGVSIVAALKLEMDFALLKRCINMEIKRYKCLGLRFTEPDDKGGIKQYLVNTLPRSIKLLKLDTISFEKADATLQNMAYTTFDGDDIPMYEFYFVMLPEGYNGFFVHMDHRLIDSCGLAVMVEDIIKLYAHFKYDREYPEDLADFEAVLESDLSKAGNEKRFERAKKFWDDQLDKLGEPLYSDITGPGALEEARKRHKNPNLRSCDIEKDNLFVTVKDYVLEKVPSEHIYSFCKDHQISLNNLLLLTMRTYLSKVNNGQEDISIQNFIARRSTHDEWTSGGSRTIMYPCRTVISGDTSFIEAARHIQQVQNNVYLHSYYDPALIYDEIKKRYNTPEDTTYESCYLTYQPMSLSSDNPDLKNIPFYFKWYANGAATKKMYLTVTHTPEGGLNFSYHYQTAHLVEKDVELFYYYMMRILFMGIEHPDISLRDIMNDV; translated from the coding sequence ATGAAAAAGTTATATCCGCTTACGGCTGCACAAAATATGCACTATAGATGGATCAGAACTTACAAGACTCAGCAGGTTTCGGGAGTTAGTATTGTTGCAGCGCTAAAACTGGAAATGGACTTTGCACTGCTTAAAAGATGCATCAATATGGAGATCAAGAGATATAAGTGTCTGGGGCTTCGATTTACTGAGCCGGATGATAAAGGAGGAATCAAACAATATCTTGTTAATACTCTTCCACGTTCGATCAAGCTTTTAAAACTTGATACTATATCTTTTGAAAAGGCAGATGCTACGTTACAGAATATGGCGTACACGACGTTTGATGGGGATGATATTCCTATGTACGAATTCTATTTTGTAATGCTGCCGGAAGGATATAATGGGTTCTTCGTTCATATGGATCACAGACTTATTGATTCATGCGGGCTGGCTGTTATGGTCGAGGATATCATTAAGCTCTACGCTCACTTTAAGTATGACAGGGAATATCCGGAGGATCTTGCTGATTTTGAAGCTGTGCTTGAATCAGATCTATCTAAAGCGGGTAATGAAAAGAGGTTTGAAAGAGCTAAAAAGTTCTGGGATGATCAGCTCGACAAGCTTGGAGAGCCGCTGTATTCAGACATAACAGGGCCGGGGGCTCTTGAAGAAGCGAGGAAAAGGCACAAGAATCCTAATCTTCGCTCCTGTGATATAGAAAAAGACAATCTGTTTGTAACTGTTAAGGATTATGTGCTGGAAAAGGTTCCTTCTGAGCATATATATAGCTTTTGTAAAGACCATCAGATATCACTTAACAATCTTCTGCTTCTGACTATGAGGACCTATCTGTCTAAGGTCAATAACGGTCAGGAAGACATTTCCATCCAAAACTTCATAGCAAGGCGTTCTACCCACGATGAATGGACATCAGGCGGCAGCAGGACGATCATGTATCCTTGCAGAACTGTCATAAGCGGGGATACGAGTTTTATAGAAGCTGCAAGACATATTCAGCAGGTTCAGAACAATGTATATCTTCATAGCTATTATGATCCGGCGCTTATATATGACGAGATCAAAAAGCGTTACAACACACCTGAAGATACGACCTATGAAAGCTGCTATCTGACTTATCAGCCAATGAGTCTTTCATCAGATAATCCGGATCTAAAAAACATTCCTTTTTATTTCAAATGGTATGCAAACGGCGCAGCGACCAAGAAGATGTATCTGACCGTGACTCACACTCCTGAAGGCGGGCTTAACTTCTCATATCATTATCAGACAGCTCACCTTGTGGAAAAAGATGTTGAGCTCTTCTATTACTATATGATGCGCATTTTATTTATGGGAATCGAGCATCCTGATATATCTCTTAGAGACATTATGAATGATGTGTAA
- a CDS encoding WG repeat-containing protein, which produces MKDYKKRQRENIVITCFFVIAAGIMAALLIHFSALDNNETNYICSFWRDFLYVSPKEYAMQGIISGFTGKTHNDLENGSYLMDDGNLFLFDNSRGKYGVANENGEWIVEPAYMEFDFQYRDKGIIIVEADDFYDYGVMDLNYNLLLEPVYYNITVYDDLISVNEGHKDNCGVFDLNGNTVVEPIYNEIEIYDDCICARLDDEYRGTYILFDRKGNELARYNSDLIFVYDQTIKVRFVEDETCYFGVYDHSGNTILEPIYEDVDVFEDIERMIVKDSDNNYYLLDFECNDVLGGPCKYIDYPTHKDDDYAFIIEDQNSNYNICDKDGNILLDGNYDYLYNLYGSNEYFVAGIDGRKGLIDINGNIYIDFKYDDLESVNGHEDILVASIDRKKGLIDIYGNVYIDFKYDYLERVNDYEDIFVAGIDGKKGMIDMSGNILIDFNYKDIYEIEDTKGQKDGHYIVITENNYIGVAEGREIVIEPQNYKLYTSGSYEYCKYLYISDYNILYFPYDYGKWVILKEGQDPLEVTCGKLNHLGADIFLGEFTGYKEYEMVYSSDGNYEYKYKDFLIDSSGQIIFEFDGRKYNADAAVYEGKTLIAINDPDSAIIIYDGNIVLDSTYCGNSCHATSEGYVYYYIGDGCYNIYDYKGEFIGTGELP; this is translated from the coding sequence ATGAAAGATTATAAGAAAAGACAACGAGAAAATATTGTAATTACCTGCTTTTTTGTTATTGCTGCAGGTATAATGGCTGCACTGCTAATCCATTTTAGCGCATTAGATAATAACGAGACGAATTATATATGCTCGTTTTGGAGAGACTTTTTATATGTTTCTCCCAAAGAATATGCCATGCAAGGAATCATTTCAGGATTTACTGGCAAAACACATAATGATCTCGAAAATGGCTCATATCTAATGGATGACGGTAACTTGTTTTTATTTGATAACAGTCGTGGGAAGTATGGCGTTGCGAATGAAAACGGTGAATGGATAGTAGAACCGGCATATATGGAGTTTGATTTTCAGTATAGAGACAAGGGAATCATAATTGTTGAGGCAGATGATTTCTATGATTATGGCGTAATGGATCTTAACTACAATTTACTACTCGAGCCAGTTTACTATAATATTACTGTTTATGATGACCTGATTTCAGTAAATGAAGGTCATAAAGATAATTGCGGTGTTTTTGATTTAAATGGAAACACAGTTGTTGAGCCTATATACAACGAAATTGAAATATATGATGATTGTATTTGCGCCAGATTAGATGATGAATACAGAGGTACATATATATTATTTGATCGTAAAGGAAATGAACTGGCAAGGTATAATAGCGATTTGATTTTTGTATATGACCAAACCATAAAAGTTCGTTTTGTAGAAGATGAAACCTGTTATTTTGGGGTTTATGATCATTCTGGAAATACGATTCTTGAGCCAATATATGAAGATGTTGATGTATTTGAAGATATCGAAAGAATGATCGTTAAGGACAGTGATAATAATTACTACTTACTGGATTTTGAGTGTAATGATGTTTTAGGTGGCCCTTGCAAATATATTGATTATCCTACACATAAGGATGATGATTATGCATTTATAATAGAAGATCAAAATAGTAATTATAATATCTGTGATAAAGATGGAAATATATTATTGGATGGCAATTATGATTATTTGTATAATTTGTACGGTAGTAATGAGTACTTTGTAGCAGGTATAGATGGACGAAAAGGCTTGATCGATATCAATGGAAATATCTATATTGATTTCAAATATGACGATCTTGAAAGCGTGAACGGTCATGAAGACATCCTTGTGGCTAGTATTGATAGGAAAAAAGGCTTGATCGATATCTATGGAAATGTCTATATCGATTTCAAATATGATTATCTTGAAAGAGTGAACGATTATGAAGATATTTTTGTGGCTGGTATTGATGGAAAAAAAGGCATGATAGATATGTCTGGGAACATATTAATTGATTTTAATTATAAAGACATCTATGAAATTGAAGATACCAAAGGCCAAAAAGATGGTCATTATATTGTTATTACAGAAAATAATTATATAGGAGTTGCAGAAGGCAGGGAAATCGTTATTGAGCCTCAGAACTATAAATTATACACAAGTGGATCATATGAATATTGTAAGTATTTATACATTTCTGATTATAATATCTTATACTTTCCATATGATTATGGTAAATGGGTAATCTTGAAAGAAGGTCAAGATCCTTTGGAAGTCACCTGTGGAAAATTAAATCATCTTGGTGCAGATATTTTTCTAGGGGAGTTCACAGGCTACAAAGAATATGAAATGGTGTATAGTTCAGATGGAAATTATGAATATAAATATAAAGATTTCCTGATAGATAGTAGTGGTCAGATCATATTCGAATTTGATGGCCGTAAATATAATGCTGATGCAGCTGTTTATGAAGGAAAGACACTAATTGCAATAAATGATCCTGATTCAGCTATCATTATATATGATGGCAATATAGTATTAGATTCCACGTATTGTGGCAATTCCTGCCATGCAACGAGTGAAGGATATGTGTATTATTACATTGGTGATGGCTGCTACAATATTTATGATTATAAAGGTGAGTTTATTGGAACTGGGGAACTTCCTTAA
- a CDS encoding AMP-binding protein, protein MNSIRQLVDSCAIKYTDIPALKWTAGPNIMQVTYGSLFENVAKIRKGLSADGFNGSHLALIGTSSISWMESYLAITSGNNVAIPLDPLLPSEDLIDLVQRSDSEGVFLEESNMGLTEKILAQCPKVNKIYFLNDFDSKKKVYSDPKLHSISERELSKYSSGSDVNSHSASSVINSDIKGSTKVTYSNFSNETSENHNNRISSIKTLKELSDYADDVPGNEGDDTAMIIFTSGTTGKSKGVMLSQKALISNVESVEYDVEPGKTLLSVLPVHHAFCLVMDYLKGFSLGTTICINDSFLHMAKNMTLFKPEVMLMVPMMVETIYKKLESVSKLLPKKMVAQKVFGGNLKTVFVGGAHLDEYYIDKFAAYGIDLYEGYGMSECSPVISSNNPTTHKPGSVGKVLKNAQVSFENGEVLVRSTSVMKGYYKMPEETAETLKGDWLHTGDKGYLDEDGFLYINGRVKNLIILSNGENISPEEIENKLALNKLIDEVVITGEDNILTARIYPNQDIINKKKWDEDTVKSELQKVLDDFNRSQPTYRKISRLVVRQNPFVRNTTRKILRQKALLDEPA, encoded by the coding sequence ATGAATTCAATCAGACAGCTAGTGGACAGTTGCGCAATTAAATATACTGATATACCTGCACTCAAATGGACAGCCGGCCCTAATATAATGCAGGTCACCTATGGAAGTCTTTTTGAAAACGTAGCCAAGATTCGTAAGGGCTTAAGCGCTGATGGCTTTAACGGTAGCCACCTTGCCCTTATTGGAACATCTTCTATAAGCTGGATGGAAAGCTATCTTGCAATCACAAGTGGTAATAATGTTGCAATTCCGCTTGATCCGCTGCTTCCTTCTGAGGATCTTATAGATCTGGTACAAAGGTCTGATTCTGAAGGCGTCTTTCTTGAAGAGTCAAATATGGGACTTACAGAGAAGATCCTGGCACAGTGTCCTAAAGTTAACAAGATATATTTTTTAAATGATTTTGATTCTAAGAAAAAGGTCTATTCCGATCCAAAACTTCATAGCATTTCTGAGCGTGAATTATCAAAATATTCTTCTGGTTCGGATGTGAACAGTCATTCTGCAAGCTCAGTGATAAACAGTGATATCAAAGGCTCAACCAAAGTTACTTATTCCAACTTCTCTAATGAAACCAGCGAAAATCACAACAATAGAATCAGTAGTATTAAGACACTAAAGGAACTTTCAGATTACGCAGATGATGTCCCCGGAAACGAAGGTGATGACACAGCCATGATCATCTTCACATCAGGAACTACCGGCAAAAGTAAGGGTGTCATGCTCTCTCAAAAAGCTCTCATCTCAAATGTAGAGTCCGTTGAGTATGATGTCGAGCCTGGCAAGACACTTCTTAGCGTACTTCCTGTACATCATGCCTTCTGCCTTGTAATGGACTATCTTAAGGGCTTCAGCCTTGGAACGACCATCTGCATCAACGATTCTTTCCTTCATATGGCCAAAAACATGACTCTCTTCAAACCGGAAGTCATGCTTATGGTTCCTATGATGGTTGAAACTATCTACAAAAAGCTTGAGAGCGTATCAAAGCTTCTTCCAAAGAAAATGGTAGCTCAGAAGGTTTTCGGTGGAAATCTTAAGACTGTATTTGTAGGCGGAGCTCATCTTGATGAATACTATATTGATAAATTTGCTGCTTATGGAATAGACCTTTATGAAGGCTATGGCATGTCAGAATGCTCTCCTGTAATCAGTTCTAACAATCCGACTACCCACAAACCCGGCTCTGTCGGCAAAGTCCTTAAGAACGCACAGGTGTCATTTGAAAATGGTGAAGTTCTTGTCCGATCTACAAGTGTTATGAAGGGCTATTATAAGATGCCGGAGGAAACCGCTGAAACTCTTAAGGGCGACTGGCTCCATACAGGTGATAAGGGTTATCTTGATGAAGACGGATTCTTATATATCAATGGAAGGGTCAAGAATCTGATAATCCTGTCAAATGGCGAGAACATCTCTCCTGAAGAGATCGAAAACAAATTAGCTCTCAACAAGCTTATCGATGAAGTCGTAATAACAGGTGAAGACAATATCCTCACAGCAAGGATCTATCCGAATCAGGATATCATTAATAAGAAAAAATGGGATGAGGATACTGTAAAGTCAGAACTACAGAAGGTTCTTGATGACTTCAACAGATCTCAGCCCACATATAGAAAGATCTCCCGCCTTGTAGTAAGACAGAATCCATTTGTACGAAATACAACAAGGAAGATTCTTAGACAGAAGGCTCTTTTGGATGAGCCAGCTTAA
- a CDS encoding sugar MFS transporter, which yields MILWLYLFLIIFINGFEAGGYQASIYSIKQTYDLSITEMGLFASVELFATMLAPILLGSWADRTKKTKCLLILLGIQIVFSLTIFLSNISAIFIACIFFLGLTTSALQFIAIATLAESYPASGKKKIGFMTSMYALGALLAPLFVDFYLSRGVSWRMIFLMLTVGSVIAFAGVFACRNRNFENAIGQVDEINEGNEGFVIAGVLLLCVVMCIYVGFENGFAYFVDALFIKELNSPYGNYALSIFWAVMIPSRVLVGIFSKHARKILIAAVITIPVVTTIIAMMSEGSIVMALCIPLGFASGAIYPSVLTTLMRFSGDKKATATAMITTATGIGGAAFTALSGVLAGIYENHLSGNFAIRATMVTLAAFFLLSIEAVLALKKIGKVKEAK from the coding sequence ATGATCCTGTGGTTATATCTGTTCCTAATAATATTCATCAACGGTTTTGAAGCAGGCGGTTATCAGGCGAGCATATATAGCATAAAACAGACATATGACCTTTCCATTACCGAAATGGGTCTATTTGCTTCGGTTGAGCTTTTTGCAACGATGCTGGCGCCCATTCTTTTAGGAAGCTGGGCAGACAGGACCAAAAAGACAAAGTGCCTTCTTATCCTTTTAGGCATCCAGATCGTTTTTTCTCTGACAATATTCTTAAGTAACATATCAGCAATATTTATCGCCTGTATCTTTTTCCTGGGTCTTACAACAAGCGCCCTTCAGTTTATAGCTATAGCGACTCTTGCGGAGTCATATCCTGCATCAGGTAAAAAGAAAATAGGCTTTATGACATCTATGTATGCCCTTGGCGCTTTGCTTGCACCTTTATTTGTTGATTTCTATCTGAGCAGAGGCGTAAGCTGGAGAATGATATTCCTGATGCTTACAGTTGGCTCGGTTATTGCATTTGCTGGAGTCTTTGCATGCAGAAATCGTAATTTTGAAAACGCAATTGGTCAGGTAGATGAGATCAATGAAGGAAATGAAGGCTTTGTTATTGCGGGCGTTCTACTCCTTTGCGTAGTCATGTGCATTTACGTAGGATTCGAGAACGGCTTTGCGTATTTTGTTGACGCACTCTTTATTAAAGAACTGAATTCTCCATATGGAAATTATGCCCTTTCCATATTCTGGGCTGTTATGATCCCTTCAAGAGTTCTGGTCGGAATCTTTTCAAAGCATGCAAGAAAGATCCTTATCGCAGCAGTTATCACGATACCTGTTGTAACTACGATCATTGCTATGATGAGCGAGGGATCTATAGTTATGGCCCTTTGCATACCTCTTGGATTTGCATCCGGTGCAATATATCCAAGCGTACTGACAACACTTATGAGATTCTCGGGAGATAAAAAAGCTACAGCTACAGCGATGATCACAACTGCAACCGGAATTGGCGGAGCTGCATTTACAGCTTTGTCAGGCGTACTTGCAGGCATCTACGAAAATCATCTTTCAGGAAACTTCGCAATCAGAGCTACAATGGTAACATTGGCAGCTTTCTTCCTTCTGTCCATAGAAGCAGTCCTTGCACTTAAGAAAATCGGCAAGGTCAAAGAAGCAAAGTAG
- a CDS encoding TetR/AcrR family transcriptional regulator, whose amino-acid sequence MIKKAGLVRSTFYNHYENIPALITAAEDKTIENIFTMMESFHPKDDRAMCKSFFLSICNYTKDNLFLSTLLHSPRGDIFFEKMMGMFNKYISTVPLDGSKLQNPEHAKYIIAGSIGNTVGVLHKWSSSGFELPEDEVAELLTKVFVTGILPYLRS is encoded by the coding sequence GTGATCAAGAAGGCAGGACTTGTTAGAAGTACCTTCTATAATCATTATGAGAATATCCCTGCCCTTATTACGGCAGCAGAAGATAAGACTATTGAGAATATATTTACTATGATGGAGAGCTTCCATCCCAAGGATGACAGAGCTATGTGCAAGTCGTTCTTTTTGTCAATTTGTAACTATACAAAAGATAATCTTTTTCTTTCGACGCTCCTTCATAGTCCCAGAGGCGATATCTTTTTTGAAAAGATGATGGGCATGTTCAATAAGTATATAAGCACTGTGCCACTTGACGGATCAAAGCTTCAGAATCCGGAACATGCAAAATATATTATCGCAGGAAGCATCGGTAATACAGTAGGTGTTCTTCACAAATGGTCATCCTCCGGCTTTGAACTGCCGGAAGATGAAGTAGCAGAGCTGTTAACCAAAGTATTTGTTACGGGCATTCTTCCATATTTGAGATCTTAA
- a CDS encoding NAD(P)H-dependent oxidoreductase — translation MKILVINGSPKGENSITYQTMLYAEALYNKHEYKVIHAGAKIKQLEKDFSEAKSMLEWADLLVFTYPVYTFLAPSQLHRFIELVKENKIDLSGKYATQISTSKHFYDTTAHEYIRENCLDLGLSYIRGLSADMGDLLSQKGQREAKAFFRHVLWSVINGQKEMAVNLKSEAPLLSASLNNIPDINQKEKNKDKNKDKEIALVADYGPEDHALKSMIDRFVKTTLYKVEVINIRDFNFFGGCIGCFNCAASGICIYKDGFDTLLRDRIQKTAATVYAFKIKDHCMGSRFKMYDDRQFCNGHRTVTMGKPVGYLIDGHLQVENNLKTLIEGRSQVGGNPLAGIATNEFDVDKQIDILCKELDYILTHKYKQPANFYGVGGMKIFRDLIYKMQGLMREDHRFYKEHGFYDFPQKDKGMIAGMYLVGAMMKSSFFKKRSAKMTEGMLVPFKKVIEKAGK, via the coding sequence ATGAAAATACTTGTTATAAATGGGTCTCCAAAAGGCGAGAACAGTATTACTTATCAGACTATGTTGTATGCGGAGGCGCTTTATAACAAGCACGAGTACAAGGTAATTCATGCAGGTGCTAAGATTAAACAGCTTGAAAAAGACTTTTCTGAAGCCAAGTCTATGCTTGAATGGGCGGATCTTCTTGTATTTACTTATCCTGTCTACACATTCCTTGCGCCTTCTCAGCTTCACAGATTTATAGAACTGGTCAAAGAAAATAAGATCGACCTTTCTGGAAAATATGCAACGCAGATTTCAACATCCAAGCATTTCTACGATACAACAGCCCACGAGTACATACGTGAAAATTGTCTTGATCTTGGCCTTTCTTATATTAGAGGTCTTTCAGCAGACATGGGCGATCTTCTGAGCCAAAAGGGACAGCGTGAAGCCAAAGCTTTCTTTAGGCATGTTCTTTGGTCAGTTATAAACGGACAAAAGGAAATGGCTGTAAACTTAAAATCTGAAGCTCCTTTACTTAGCGCTTCGCTAAATAATATTCCTGATATAAACCAAAAAGAAAAAAATAAAGATAAAAATAAAGATAAAGAAATAGCCCTTGTTGCTGACTATGGGCCGGAGGATCATGCCCTCAAATCCATGATCGACCGATTTGTTAAGACTACGCTATATAAAGTTGAAGTTATAAATATAAGAGATTTCAATTTCTTCGGCGGCTGTATTGGATGTTTTAACTGCGCAGCATCCGGTATCTGTATCTATAAAGACGGCTTTGACACCCTTCTTAGAGACAGGATACAAAAAACTGCAGCCACAGTTTATGCTTTTAAGATCAAGGATCACTGCATGGGATCCCGCTTTAAGATGTACGATGATCGCCAGTTCTGCAACGGCCATCGTACAGTGACAATGGGAAAACCTGTTGGATATCTTATTGACGGACATCTGCAAGTTGAAAACAACTTAAAGACCCTAATCGAAGGGCGTTCTCAGGTTGGAGGCAATCCTCTTGCAGGCATCGCTACAAATGAGTTTGATGTGGATAAACAGATAGATATACTCTGCAAAGAACTGGATTATATCCTTACACATAAATACAAACAGCCGGCTAACTTCTACGGCGTAGGCGGAATGAAGATATTCAGAGACCTTATCTACAAGATGCAGGGCCTCATGCGTGAAGACCACAGATTCTACAAAGAACATGGCTTCTATGATTTCCCTCAGAAGGATAAAGGCATGATAGCCGGAATGTACCTTGTTGGAGCCATGATGAAGAGCAGCTTCTTTAAGAAAAGATCAGCTAAGATGACTGAAGGCATGCTGGTTCCATTTAAGAAGGTAATCGAAAAGGCTGGAAAATAA
- a CDS encoding EAL domain-containing protein, producing the protein MDNITDNSIIHDYVITHIDDAISNEWIKVYYQPVIRALTGQFCSAEALARWIDPEHGFLAPDKFIGALEECELIYKLDCFIVEKVCRELHEHILAGKPAFQVSINFSRLDFIKCDMLDMVEKNIEKYNIPRDYLHFEITESMIAQDEELMRDNIQRFRERGYEIWMDDFGSGYSSLTLLQDYDFDVIKLDMRFLFSMTEKSTEIVRSTINMAKRIGIKTLCEGVETKEQVEFLTLIGCGKFQGYYFGKPQPYDELLESMVSKNITLESRAWHNFYEIASISARHTDRPLDVTEYDGNTFYTLFMNDPFKEQIGLMNMDLREIDKILYHSASQNVNQFKKFADNAIKSKSLESFYFTNGGNYFQLKIMYLAEHENKYLLRASVNNISFDQNTKERDSLDRRLRELNRLHEAVLLINYKEDIIFPLIGGYLYLTDTSEKILTFKKGHKHFAQNSIFPDDRDEFLNFINYENLQKRSHSDGQTFVKKTFRIKQRNGSYEWREFALLPIQGTRGHEYLFIITKLTHELTMSLDNTLYPDFNKYTDHENVTADEYARLWYSLITSSSYKLFWKDKDRRFRGVSKSFLEFYGIKSVNDILGKNDEEMHWHVDEGPYQGDELDVIHKGKTIYNAPGQCIVNGVVHNIICNKIPIYDKGEIVGLVGSFADVDQEIYRVLKIANPSKLDTTTRLMNNKFFMMTMMDYAAQYNEAGKNYAYIVMHNKNHHRIEETYGSKVAAALLKEIGEKIIDVISQEAVATRLKEAYFGIIIYIDSKEKLEELAATLKNHIEEINSINGNSVTVRMTTACHLRSEEGLSDETIYPITLKEVDDKEGNVDN; encoded by the coding sequence ATGGACAACATAACGGATAATTCCATAATACATGATTATGTTATAACCCATATTGATGACGCCATATCCAACGAATGGATCAAGGTCTATTATCAGCCCGTAATAAGAGCACTTACAGGTCAGTTTTGTAGTGCAGAAGCTTTGGCAAGGTGGATCGATCCCGAACATGGTTTCCTGGCTCCGGATAAGTTTATCGGGGCTTTAGAAGAATGCGAGCTTATATACAAGCTGGATTGTTTTATCGTAGAAAAAGTCTGCCGAGAGCTTCACGAGCATATTCTCGCCGGAAAGCCTGCTTTTCAGGTGTCTATAAACTTCTCACGTCTTGACTTTATCAAGTGCGATATGCTTGATATGGTTGAAAAAAATATCGAGAAGTACAATATCCCACGAGATTATCTTCATTTTGAGATAACTGAAAGTATGATCGCTCAGGATGAAGAGCTTATGAGGGATAATATCCAAAGATTCAGAGAAAGAGGCTACGAAATCTGGATGGATGATTTCGGAAGCGGCTACTCATCTCTTACTCTCCTTCAGGATTATGACTTTGATGTTATCAAGCTGGACATGCGATTCCTTTTTTCCATGACAGAAAAATCAACGGAGATCGTACGTTCAACTATTAATATGGCTAAACGTATCGGAATCAAAACTCTGTGTGAAGGTGTTGAGACCAAAGAACAGGTAGAATTCCTTACTCTAATAGGCTGTGGCAAATTCCAGGGTTACTACTTTGGAAAACCTCAACCTTACGATGAGCTGTTAGAATCCATGGTTTCCAAAAATATCACCCTTGAAAGCAGAGCATGGCATAATTTCTATGAAATTGCCAGTATTTCTGCCCGTCATACTGATCGTCCGCTTGATGTCACCGAGTATGATGGCAATACTTTCTATACTCTTTTCATGAACGATCCTTTCAAGGAGCAGATCGGCCTTATGAACATGGATCTTAGAGAAATAGACAAGATTCTCTATCACTCTGCTTCTCAGAATGTTAATCAGTTCAAAAAATTTGCAGATAATGCTATAAAAAGTAAGAGTCTGGAGAGTTTCTACTTTACGAACGGTGGAAATTATTTCCAGTTAAAAATAATGTATCTTGCAGAGCACGAAAACAAATATCTGTTAAGGGCTTCTGTTAACAATATATCTTTTGACCAGAATACCAAAGAAAGAGACTCTCTCGACCGAAGGCTCAGAGAACTCAATCGTCTCCATGAAGCTGTTCTTCTCATAAACTATAAAGAAGATATTATATTCCCTCTTATTGGCGGATATCTATACCTGACCGATACTTCCGAAAAGATACTTACTTTCAAAAAAGGTCATAAACACTTTGCCCAAAACAGCATATTCCCGGATGATCGCGATGAATTTCTAAACTTTATAAATTATGAGAACCTTCAAAAAAGGTCACATTCGGATGGACAGACTTTTGTCAAAAAAACTTTCAGAATAAAGCAACGCAATGGTTCCTACGAGTGGCGAGAGTTTGCTCTTCTTCCGATTCAGGGAACAAGAGGCCACGAGTATTTGTTTATCATTACAAAGCTTACGCACGAGCTTACTATGTCACTTGATAATACGCTGTATCCTGATTTTAACAAATATACAGACCATGAAAATGTGACTGCAGACGAATATGCAAGGCTTTGGTACAGTCTTATAACAAGTTCTTCCTATAAGCTGTTCTGGAAGGACAAGGATAGGCGGTTCAGGGGTGTCAGCAAATCATTCCTTGAATTCTATGGTATCAAATCAGTGAATGATATTCTTGGCAAAAATGATGAAGAGATGCACTGGCACGTTGACGAGGGGCCGTATCAGGGTGATGAGCTTGATGTCATTCACAAAGGAAAAACAATATACAATGCACCAGGACAGTGCATTGTTAATGGTGTTGTCCACAATATCATCTGTAATAAAATACCGATTTATGATAAAGGTGAGATCGTGGGACTTGTGGGAAGCTTTGCAGATGTAGATCAGGAAATCTACAGGGTTCTAAAGATTGCCAATCCGTCAAAGCTTGATACTACCACAAGACTTATGAATAACAAGTTCTTCATGATGACAATGATGGACTATGCTGCGCAGTACAATGAAGCAGGTAAGAACTATGCCTATATTGTAATGCACAATAAAAATCATCATAGGATCGAAGAAACCTATGGCAGCAAGGTTGCAGCTGCTCTTCTTAAAGAGATTGGTGAGAAGATAATCGATGTTATATCTCAGGAAGCTGTTGCAACAAGGCTTAAAGAGGCATATTTTGGCATTATCATTTATATAGATTCTAAAGAAAAGCTTGAGGAACTGGCTGCTACTCTTAAGAATCATATTGAGGAGATCAATTCGATCAATGGAAATAGCGTGACTGTGAGGATGACGACGGCATGCCACTTAAGGTCGGAAGAAGGACTGAGTGACGAAACAATCTATCCTATAACGCTCAAGGAAGTAGACGACAAAGAAGGTAATGTAGACAACTGA